The following coding sequences lie in one Arachis stenosperma cultivar V10309 chromosome 5, arast.V10309.gnm1.PFL2, whole genome shotgun sequence genomic window:
- the LOC130980747 gene encoding uncharacterized protein LOC130980747 has translation MKDPVSFQIPCIIGDINIEKALRDLGASINLMSLARMKRMRIEEAKPTRMALQLADRTFKFPHGVVEDLLVKVREFIFPADFVVLDIEEESNASIILGRPFLATTGAIIDVQKGELVLRLHEEKMVFNVFKVMSYPKESIGECMMVDTMEKLVQGVLEEEQCEESMEQDQQASCGELPQENIESLTMLDKASKKEVEAPKLKLKTLPPSLKYAYLGDDNTYPVIINSSLSKVQEEELINVLKQHKDAIGWTLSNLKGISPSMCMHKILLEEGAKPSR, from the coding sequence ATGAAAGATCCTGTGAGCTTCcaaatcccctgcatcataggggataTCAACATTGAGAAGGCATTGCGcgatctaggagctagcatcAACCTCATGTCCTTGGCCAGGATGAAAAGAATGAGAATTGAAGAggctaaaccaacaagaatggcactTCAATTAGCTGATAGAACATTCAAATTTCCTCATGGGGTGGTGGAAGACTTGTTGGTGAAAGTGAGAGAATTCATATTCCCAGCAGACTTTGTTGTGCTTGATATAGAGGAAGAATCCAATGCATCAATCATATTGGGAAGACCATTCTTAGCTACAACTGGGGCCAtaattgatgtacaaaagggagAGCTAGTCCTGAGATTACATGAAGAGAAGATGGTATTCAATGTGTTCAAAGTAATGAGTTACCCAAAGGAGTCCATTGGTGAATGCATGATGGTGGACACAATGGAGAAGCTAGTTCAAGGAGTCCTAGAAGAGGAACAATGTGAAGAATCAATGgagcaagatcaacaagcatCATGTGGTGAACTACCACAAGAAAACATAGAAAGCCTAACCATGCTAGACAAGGCAAGCAAGAAGGAAGTAGAAGCACCAAAGTTAAAATTGAAGACCCTGCCCCCAAGCTTGAAGTATGCCTACTTGGGTGACGACAACACATATCCAGTTATCATCAACTCAAGCTTGAGTAAAGTGCAAGAAGAGGAGCTTATCAATGTGCTAAAACAACACAAGGATGCTATAGGATGGACACTTTCAAATCTGAAGGGGATTAGTCCTTCAATGTGCATGCATAAAATCCTTCTTGAGGAGGGTGCCAAGCCTTCAAGATAG